Part of the Bacteroidales bacterium genome is shown below.
CAACTCGTTTCAACAAGGTAATTATTTTTTTGTTTTTTATTGTAAATAATATAATATTTGCCGCATAAAAGGATTTATAACTGTCAAAATAAATTATGAAAAATATTTTTTCTCTTATTGGTTTGTTCTTAGTATTTCAAATGAACATAAATGCCCAGATATGGACAACATATACTACCAGTAATGGTCTGGTGTATAACAAAGTGAATTCAATAACTATTGATAAGCAGGGAAACAAATGGATAGGAACATGGAATGGCGTATCGGAATATAACGATACAAGCTGGGTAACATATAATGGTATCAATGGACTTGCAAGTAATTTTGTAAATGTAATTGGTGTGGATTCTATCGGCAATAAGTGGTTTGGCACTAATGGTGGTGCAGGTTTATCTGAATACAACGACACAACATGGACAACATATACAACTTCAAACGGATTAGCACACAATAATGTTTTTGCAATAGCTTTTGATTCGCTTGGTAATAAATGGTTTGGTACGCCTAATGGTGTTTCGTTTTATGATGGAACAAACTGGGAAACTTATAACATTATTGATGGATTGGCAAATAATAATGTACTATCAATAGCAATAGACAAGCAGGGAAATAAGTGGTTTGGTACATACGGTGGTGGTGTTTCCAAATTTGATGATACCAACTGGACTAAATACTTTTCTCTAAATGGACTGTCGAATGATAATGTATTTTGTATCGCTATTGATGAGCAGGGAAATAAATGGGTTGGTACCGAAGTCGGATTAAATAAATTTGATGATGTTTCATGGAAAAGATATTCTACCGATAGCGGATTGGTAAATAACACCATTCAGTCAATTGCTATTGCACCGGATGGATCAATATGGTGTGGTACACCTTCCGGTGTTTCAAAATTCAACAACCATACATGGACTACATTCACTACTGCCAGTAGTGATTTAGTCAACAACAACGTATCTT
Proteins encoded:
- a CDS encoding two-component regulator propeller domain-containing protein; its protein translation is MKNIFSLIGLFLVFQMNINAQIWTTYTTSNGLVYNKVNSITIDKQGNKWIGTWNGVSEYNDTSWVTYNGINGLASNFVNVIGVDSIGNKWFGTNGGAGLSEYNDTTWTTYTTSNGLAHNNVFAIAFDSLGNKWFGTPNGVSFYDGTNWETYNIIDGLANNNVLSIAIDKQGNKWFGTYGGGVSKFDDTNWTKYFSLNGLSNDNVFCIAIDEQGNKWVGTEVGLNKFDDVSWKRYSTDSGLVNNTIQSIAIAPDGSIWCGTPSGVSKFNNHTWTTFTTASSDLVNNNVSSIAVDKQGNIWFGTQGGVSKLSGVNDIIENEQEALSITLYPNPAQDEIFINNHQHIENIMVYDINGAFICEGKIKNNKIDISGLNKGFYFLKIYSKNFTSTLKFIKI